The genomic stretch ATTGAGAGCTGATTTCTTGTCGGGCGAGCATGTATCTTAGCATAATAGGGTAAATTATAAGGGTTGATGAGGCTAAAGCTTTATCACATTTGGATAAAGGTAAAAATGCAGGGGTAACGAACATTAAGAATATAATGCTAATTAGGTGAATTTCAATGGTATAATGAAAGGAGAATGGAATATGGGTTATCCTCAGGATTTATTATCGTCAAGAGCAGTAGTCCAACATGGGAGGTATGCTTTGATTCCTCCCGAAGGACGTGTGAAAAATGTTCTGCCGAATTTGGAAAAGTGTAATGTGAGCATTATCGCTTCTCCTCATTATGGTCCCCAATTTGCTATGTATACAGTCGAGGTTCTCCCGGGAGGTGGCACCGTAAAGCCTTTTCAAGAAGAAGGAATTGAAACGTTTATCTACTGCTTAAACGGTGAAGGTAAAGTTTCAGTTGAGGGTAAAGAATATTGCATTGACGAAAGTGGCTATGTCTTTGCTCCCGCTTCCTCAGGCATGAATCTTAAGAATGATTCCCCAGCACCCTGGCGACTTCTTCTTTACAAGCAACGCTATCGCGCAGTGGAAGGCTTTGCGGCGAGGGTTGTGGTCGGAAGACTCAATGATATGCCTGATGCCCCTTATGATGGCATGGAGAACGTCCGAATTAAGGATTTGTTGCCTACGGATTTAGGCTTTGATGTCAACTTCCATACCTTGAGCTTTTTACCGGGCGGTTGCCATCCCTTTATTGAAACCCATGTCCAAGAACATGGACTCTACCTGATAGAGGGAGAAGGGGTCTACCTGATTGATAAGCAATGGATTCCCGTGAAGAAAGAAGACTTTATATGGTTTGGTCCCTATGTACCCCAGGCTTGCTATGGCGTAGGGCGTACACCCTTTACCTATATCTATACGAAGGATTGCAATCGAGACGTTCAATTATAGTTGACTGGAATGCCGAAGAAAGCATAACAGCAAAATGAGAGTGAGAGGTGGTAGCACATTGGAGATTACTGTGAAAGATTTATTGAGGGTTGGCCCTTTGAAAACCTCCCAAGTGGTTGCAGGGCACCAAAAACTTGATAATGTAGTCAAAGGTGTTACCATCATCGAAGCTCCTGATATTGTGAATTGGCTATCGGGCGGTGAGCTCCTTTTGACGAGTTTGTACTCAGGACCGGGTGAAGGAATGGATTATTGTGAATTCATTCGGAAAATGGCTGAGAAAGAGGTCTCAGCCTTGGCCATCAAAGTGCGACGCTTCGTCCAAGAGATCCCGAACGAAATTATCGAGGCGGCTAACCAATATGGCCTGCCCATCATTGAGTTGGAAGGCAGTGTACGATTTGTCGACATCATGTATCCGGTCATGGAGGAGCTTTTTAACTCCCAAGTGGTGAAGCTTAAATACTATAAGGATGTACAAGAACGTTTTACCACCTTAGCTTTGCAATGCGAAGGGCTGGAAGCGATCGTTAATACCCTAGAAGAACTGGTGGGAAACCCCGTTGCTGTATATGACAAAAACTATAGATGCATTCAAAGCACCCATCCTGCTTTAGAGCAGTTCCAGGTGCCGGAAGAATTTGTTTTGCGGGAAAAGCTTAATGATAAATTTTCCTATTATCGACAATCCGTCTCTTATCCGGAACTGGAGGGACAATGCATACCTCAAGTGGTCGTCCCAATCCAAGCCTTTAATCAAATTAAAGGCTATTTGACGATTGTGGAGCTCAATAAGTCTATTGCTGATATGGATTTTATTAGTATTGAGCAAGCTGCTACCGTGACCACCTTGGATATGGTCAAGCGGTTTGCGGTTAAGGAAGTAGAATACAAGTTTAAGAATGATTTGCTTGAGCATATCCTCTCTGGTGAATTGGGTTCAACCAATGCTCAAGAACGCATCAATCTGATGGAGTGGGATTTAAATCGCTCCTATTATGTAGTCCTCTTTAATCTTAAAAATTTGGACTCTTATCATGCAGAGCATCGTTCTCAGCATAAGATGGCTTTGCAAAGCATTAAAACAGAAATAACGTCCCTCATATCAGGGACGATTAAAACGCATACTCGGGACTTTATTATTGGTAATAAAGTGGATAAGATTGTTCTGCTCTTGCCCGCTAAGGAGTCCCAGGGAAATCCTTTAGATAACGTAAAAAAGATTGCTCAAGATGCCCAGGATCAACTAAAGAAGAGGGTGAAAAAGCTTTGTGTTGAAGTTGGTATCGGGGATATGGCTAATGGCGCTGAAGAAATTCCTCGTAGCTATAAAGAAGCCTTAGATGCTCTGAGCTATGGAGGAATGCTTCACGATGGGAGTACCGTTGTGGCCTTTTCAGAATTGGGGGTTTTTCGAATTCTATGCAAGTTCGCGGAAAGGAACTCTTTAGAAGAGTTTATCCCCAAATCATTGCTTAAAATTCTAAAGCATGATCAGGAAAACGAAGCTGAGCTATTAAAAACCTTAGAGGTCTTTCTTGAATGCAACGGTAACGCCAGTAAAGCCGCTAAGGGATTGTTTATCCACTATAAAACCATACTCTATCGCTTGGAACGCATTAAGGAAATTGCTCAACTCGACCTAGAGGATAGTAAGAATCGCCTTGAGCTGGAGATGGGATTAAAGATGCTTCGGCTTATGGAAAACCAAAGCTAAAATAATAGGCAGTCTGGAATACGATATTACGGTTATGGGTGACTATAGAAAGGATGAGGCAAAGATGGACATCAAGGATCTTCTGCAAAGGCGCCGGAGCATACGAAAGTATACGAATACCCCTATCGAAAAAGAAAAAGTAGACCAACTCATTCGTTCTGCCTTACTCTCCCCAACCTCCTGCAATGGGAGACCATGGGAATTTATCGTGGTAGAGGATCAGGAGCTCTTAGAGAAGCTTTCTGTAGCTAAAGTCGGAGCTCAATCCCTCAAAGGTGCAACCTTAGGCATTGTTGTCTGCGCAGATCCCCAAAAAAGTGATGTATGGGTAGAAGATACTTCAATCGCTTCTATTATGATTCAGATGCAAGCTCAAGATTTAGGCCTTGGGTCCTGTTGGATTCAGATTCGAGAACGGAATTATCAAGATGGGATATCCGCTGGCGATTATTTAAAAAAACTACTGGGAATACCGGAGCATCTACAGGTTGGAAGTATTATCTCTTTGGGTTATCCGGCAGAAACACGTCCAGAACATACAGATGATGAATTACTATTGGAGAAAATTCACCGAAATACCTATAAGCAGTAGATAGCAAGATGGCCATAAATAATTAATGCTCTCTTATCGATGATGAGGTTAAGTAAGAACCCACGTCGATAAGAGAGCATTTGTATTATTATAACCACCTAGCAAGGGTGACACCTACAGAAACCCCAAACAACCCAACCAGAGTGCTCAATAGAACATAAGAGATTGCGGTCGAATAATATCCCTTTTCAATTAAAGTAAAAATCTCAAAGCCAAAAGTCGAGAAAGTAGTAAAAGCTCCGAGAAATCCTACCCCAATTCCTAATCGCCACTCAGGCGCCCAAGATAATTTATCCAGGAAGAGAACATTAATAAAGCCCAATAAGAAAGCTCCACTAACATTGATAATAAAAGTTGGCAGAGGGAAAAAGTGAGTCCAGCGGTCGGAGATCCAAAGACTCAATTCATAGCGTGATAATGCGCCTAAGGCACCTCCTAGTGCAATAACGATAGAAGTCATGGTTATATTCCTCACTTATCAAAACGGTATGTTCGTTAATAGCAACTAATGTGAGAGTTTGAAGTACTGTAAGCATTATACTTGTTGGTTAGGGTCCATTCAAGTCGTTTTTTACCCAATACGACTTAGAATCTTTTCTGAAAAGATAAATCTCCTCCTTTAAGGTTTTAGGGCCCGCATAGATGCATATGTTTAAATAGGGTGCAAAGGAGGGAAGTATTTTTGCGTATTGTGATCTTATCTCGCAAAGGATTGTATCTGAGTATTATGGTTCTTGGCTTAGTCTTACTAGGGGTCAGTGTCCGGACTATGGACTGGGCTCTTCCCTCCATTGCTAAGCATCCGGGAACTTATTATTTAGTCCAGACGGAAGAAAAAGTGTTGGCCTTAACCTTCGATGATGGACCGGATCCTCTTTTTACAGGAGATGTTCTCGACGTGCTTAAGGAGAAAAATGTCAAAGCTACCTTTTTTGTTTTAGGGATGAATGCGCAAGACAACCCCGAGCTACTTAAACGGATCAGTGAGGAGGGGCATGAAATAGCAAACCATGGCTACTCCCATAGCTATACCCCCAGTAAATTTGTCCCCGAGCTTACACGTACGGATGAAGTTTTAAATGAGCTGCTTCAAAAACGTACTACCTATTATCGTCCGCCGGGGGGGATCATCTCTGAATCTGTCTTGGCAGGAGTGAAGGAAAAAGGGCATACCTTGACCTTGTGGAGTATTGATAGCAAGGATTGGCAAAACCCGGGACCGTCACGAATTATTCAAAACGTGGTGATGAACAGTTTCCCCGGAGGAATTATCTTGCTTCATGATGGGGGAGAAAGACGGGAACAAACCATCCGAGCTTTAGGCCCGATTATTGATCGGTTAAGGGAACAGGGTTATCGCTTTGGTACCGTTTCCGAGCTTAGGAATTTTGAGAGTGTTAGACCGGTTCAGAAGAGCAATCCGAGATAATAATATCCCAGAGTGTGAGGCTCTGGGATTTTCTTTAACATAGTTGCGAGGAAAAGAAAGGTGAACAGAATCTCCCTCGTGGAATAAAATACCATATAAAAGTGAGTTAAAGGGGGGATTATTAGTGTATGGATCCTTAGGAGAGTATCCATTATATCCGGATTCTTATCCCTCAAGCTATCCCGGACCCAGTTTTCTTGGTCATATCAAAAGAGTTGCCCCCATACTTTCTCAGGAAGCGGAGCGGATTAATGCAAAGATTACCGCAGCATCTAATGTATGGCTTCTGGCTCCAGCCATGGTAGGGACGGCGGCTTACTCTTTATTTACTACCCTATTTAGGGGGTTAGAGGGGGAGAATGGTAAGGTATTAAAGGGGAAAATCGGCAGTGTTATCTATAGTGCTGTTGTGACAGCAGGACTCTCTTCTTATGTTTACTCTGTTCTTGTTGTAGCAGATGGACATCTTATGGATATCTATTGGCCTATTGCTGGTGCTATTGCCGTCCAAATTCTATATTTTGCATCGGTTTATACTTGGCTTTATCGTTTGGATAAGAGTAGTTTTACGGATAATATCGAAGATAATCCTATAGAGGAGATTATTACTTTTCTTTATTTTAGTATTACAACCTTTGCGACCACGGGAAGCTCCGTTTTTCCAGAATCGATTACAGCGAAAGGATTAGTTGCGTTACAAGTCCTATTCTTAATCTATTCGTTTACCATGGGGTTAGTTTTTTTTATTAATCCCTAAGAATGATGTTGAGTAAGACCGACTTTTTCCTTTACCTGTAGGAATATAGCGGTCTTTTATTATTTAAACTTGCTTTCGGGGACAATATATATTAAATTGAGTTTAATGAAAGGAGGAATTATAGATATGTCTTTTAAAATTACAGAGACCATTACATATGTGGGTAAAATCGATTGGGAGCTTCGGAATTTCCATGGGGAAGAGTACAAAACTAAGAGGGGATCATCCTATAATTCTTATCTTATTCGGGATGAAAAGACTGTCCTTATCGATACAATATGGGAACCTTTCGGCCGTGAGTTTGTTACAAAGCTAAAGCAAGAAATCGACTTGAAAGAGATCGATTATATTATCATGAACCACAATGAGGTGGATCATAGTGGTGCGCTTCCCTTTCTTATGGAAGAAATTCCGGATACACCAATATATTGTACTGCTAATGGCAAAAAGATTCTTCAAGGAAGCTATCATAAGGATTGGAACTTTGTCGAAGTTAAAACCGGTGATCGCCTGAATATTGGGAGTCGTGAACTCATCTTCATCGAAGCACGGATGCTCCATTGGCCGGACACGATGTTTAGCTATTTGACAGGGGATAATATCCTCTTTAGTAATGATGGCTTCGGTCAGCACTTTGCTTCAGAACATATGTATAATGATTTAGTCGATACGAGTGAGCTTTATACAGAGGCCCTCAAATACTATGGCAATATTCTTGCGCCCTTCAGCAAAATGGTCACGGCCAAAATCAATGAGATTGTTAAGCTGGAGTTGCCGATCAATATGATCTGCCCCAGCCATGGCGTGATCTGGCGGGACAACCCGTTGCAGATTGTGCACAAATACTTAGAGTGGGCTAATGACTATCAAGAAGATCAAGTCACCATCATTTATGACACGATGTGGAACGCTACTCGGAAGATGGCGGAATCTATTGCTACGGGAATTCGGATGGTTGATCCGAACCTCACCGTTAAGCTATTTAATTCTGCTCGTTCCGATACGACGGAAATTATCGGTGAGGTTTTCCGTTCCAAAGCCATCGCGGTTGGATCCCCCACTGTGAATAATGGCTATCTATCCTCCATAGCTGCGATTATGGAAGAAATTAAAGGTCTGAAGTTTAAAAATAAAAAGGCTGTGGCCTTTGGCAGTTATGGGTGGAGCGGTGAAGTAACTAAGCTATTGAATGAGGAGTTGAAGAAAGGCGGTTTTGAAGTCGTCGATGATGGGGTCCGCCTTATGTGGACACCTGATGAAAATGACCTTGTTCATTGTGTAGAGTTAGGAAAACGTATTGCCCAAAATCTTCAATAATAAGAGCTTAAAAAAATAACAGTAGCTTTAAACAGTAAAAAGCGCGGCTGCCTTAGGCAGTCGCGTTTTTTACAATATGAGTTTAGTTTGCAGAATCGGAATCCTCACCGCTTGCGGGCAGATTAACTCTTGATGCAGTAATAGCAGCAATGATTTTTTCGGAATCATCGAGTATTTCTACTGAAGGCTTAACCGTAAGATCTGCTACTGTGATTTTCTCCCCTAAGGATATATTTGCAACATCCACAAGGATATGCTCTGGGATATCCATACTGGGACCGGTAAGTTCAATTTCCGAAAAGTACGGTTGGAGAATAAGTCTTTTCTCATTGAGTTTCTCAGTTCCTTCGAAGGTAAGGGGCACTTTCATTTTTACAATCTGATCTTCACGAACCACTTGCATAGAGATATGAATAAGTTTATTTAAAGTTAAGTCTCTTTGAATCTCTTGGATGAAACAGTGTCTGGTTTCATCGCCTACTTTTACAATGATTTTAGCCTTCTGAGAACGACCTTGAAGCACTCTCTGAAGCTTTTTCTCATCAAACTTCACACTGATGGAATCCATGCCTTTTCCATAGAGTACTCCAGGTACAAAACCGTTATCCCTAGCTTTCTTAGGCTTTTCTTTCCTTTCAATAGCCTGAATTGCAGTTTCGGTCATCTGTATTACCCTCCATTCTTTGATACAACCCAACGTAACCACATAACAAATCTTTGTTTTTCTCCAAGCTCTAGGATAGGCACCCTAATGATTGTATATTATTTCACGAGCGTAGAGTGTAAACGGTTTTCCCCTCCCAGACATTAATCCAGATAAAGGAGATCCCCGCATGAGCTTATTTGAGTACAAATATTTGTTAAGGCTAACACTATTTACTTTATCTTCTTTAAACTGGGATGTCAAAGCTCAAAGGCCTTTAGAATCTAAGGATTAAGTAAGTTACGACTTGAAAGGTTCCGAGAAGTTGTCTTTTCGAATTATTGCTCCTAAATCAGTTAGCTAGCCATAGGTACTATATAGATGAGAACCATCAAGAAATGGATCAAAGTCCCTGCTGCGATGAAAATATGGAATATTTCATGAAAGCCAAGATGCAAACGAGGAATTCGAAAGATCTTCGCCGCATATATGATAGCCCCTACAGTATACATTACCCCACCCACTACCATCATGATCAAGGCTCCTAAGGGAAGGTTATGTACAAGCTGAACAATGGGCACCAAGGCAATCCAACCCAGAGTCACATAGAAAGCTGTCGATACATAACGGGGGGCATTGATAAACCAAATTTTTAAAAGAACTCCAATCAGGGCA from Desulfitobacterium dichloroeliminans LMG P-21439 encodes the following:
- the allE gene encoding (S)-ureidoglycine aminohydrolase; amino-acid sequence: MGYPQDLLSSRAVVQHGRYALIPPEGRVKNVLPNLEKCNVSIIASPHYGPQFAMYTVEVLPGGGTVKPFQEEGIETFIYCLNGEGKVSVEGKEYCIDESGYVFAPASSGMNLKNDSPAPWRLLLYKQRYRAVEGFAARVVVGRLNDMPDAPYDGMENVRIKDLLPTDLGFDVNFHTLSFLPGGCHPFIETHVQEHGLYLIEGEGVYLIDKQWIPVKKEDFIWFGPYVPQACYGVGRTPFTYIYTKDCNRDVQL
- a CDS encoding PucR family transcriptional regulator, which produces MEITVKDLLRVGPLKTSQVVAGHQKLDNVVKGVTIIEAPDIVNWLSGGELLLTSLYSGPGEGMDYCEFIRKMAEKEVSALAIKVRRFVQEIPNEIIEAANQYGLPIIELEGSVRFVDIMYPVMEELFNSQVVKLKYYKDVQERFTTLALQCEGLEAIVNTLEELVGNPVAVYDKNYRCIQSTHPALEQFQVPEEFVLREKLNDKFSYYRQSVSYPELEGQCIPQVVVPIQAFNQIKGYLTIVELNKSIADMDFISIEQAATVTTLDMVKRFAVKEVEYKFKNDLLEHILSGELGSTNAQERINLMEWDLNRSYYVVLFNLKNLDSYHAEHRSQHKMALQSIKTEITSLISGTIKTHTRDFIIGNKVDKIVLLLPAKESQGNPLDNVKKIAQDAQDQLKKRVKKLCVEVGIGDMANGAEEIPRSYKEALDALSYGGMLHDGSTVVAFSELGVFRILCKFAERNSLEEFIPKSLLKILKHDQENEAELLKTLEVFLECNGNASKAAKGLFIHYKTILYRLERIKEIAQLDLEDSKNRLELEMGLKMLRLMENQS
- a CDS encoding nitroreductase family protein, whose amino-acid sequence is MDIKDLLQRRRSIRKYTNTPIEKEKVDQLIRSALLSPTSCNGRPWEFIVVEDQELLEKLSVAKVGAQSLKGATLGIVVCADPQKSDVWVEDTSIASIMIQMQAQDLGLGSCWIQIRERNYQDGISAGDYLKKLLGIPEHLQVGSIISLGYPAETRPEHTDDELLLEKIHRNTYKQ
- the crcB gene encoding fluoride efflux transporter CrcB; the protein is MTSIVIALGGALGALSRYELSLWISDRWTHFFPLPTFIINVSGAFLLGFINVLFLDKLSWAPEWRLGIGVGFLGAFTTFSTFGFEIFTLIEKGYYSTAISYVLLSTLVGLFGVSVGVTLARWL
- a CDS encoding polysaccharide deacetylase family protein, whose translation is MRIVILSRKGLYLSIMVLGLVLLGVSVRTMDWALPSIAKHPGTYYLVQTEEKVLALTFDDGPDPLFTGDVLDVLKEKNVKATFFVLGMNAQDNPELLKRISEEGHEIANHGYSHSYTPSKFVPELTRTDEVLNELLQKRTTYYRPPGGIISESVLAGVKEKGHTLTLWSIDSKDWQNPGPSRIIQNVVMNSFPGGIILLHDGGERREQTIRALGPIIDRLREQGYRFGTVSELRNFESVRPVQKSNPR
- a CDS encoding anaerobic nitric oxide reductase flavorubredoxin, with amino-acid sequence MSFKITETITYVGKIDWELRNFHGEEYKTKRGSSYNSYLIRDEKTVLIDTIWEPFGREFVTKLKQEIDLKEIDYIIMNHNEVDHSGALPFLMEEIPDTPIYCTANGKKILQGSYHKDWNFVEVKTGDRLNIGSRELIFIEARMLHWPDTMFSYLTGDNILFSNDGFGQHFASEHMYNDLVDTSELYTEALKYYGNILAPFSKMVTAKINEIVKLELPINMICPSHGVIWRDNPLQIVHKYLEWANDYQEDQVTIIYDTMWNATRKMAESIATGIRMVDPNLTVKLFNSARSDTTEIIGEVFRSKAIAVGSPTVNNGYLSSIAAIMEEIKGLKFKNKKAVAFGSYGWSGEVTKLLNEELKKGGFEVVDDGVRLMWTPDENDLVHCVELGKRIAQNLQ
- a CDS encoding 50S ribosomal protein L25, encoding MTETAIQAIERKEKPKKARDNGFVPGVLYGKGMDSISVKFDEKKLQRVLQGRSQKAKIIVKVGDETRHCFIQEIQRDLTLNKLIHISMQVVREDQIVKMKVPLTFEGTEKLNEKRLILQPYFSEIELTGPSMDIPEHILVDVANISLGEKITVADLTVKPSVEILDDSEKIIAAITASRVNLPASGEDSDSAN